One window of the Onychostoma macrolepis isolate SWU-2019 chromosome 21, ASM1243209v1, whole genome shotgun sequence genome contains the following:
- the LOC131529010 gene encoding ankyrin repeat domain-containing protein SOWAHA-like, with amino-acid sequence MALTQEAILNILLEGKGKVKNSELLNKFKELNCSDPAQKKQNRDLFKTFVNNIAVVKEFPDAKYIVLKKVYNHLLEASNNKNAPEEDQDGSHPEEDEKDKSTHSQNAEGKKSEHKALSRSSSKGSDSSAELSPIEIALQRSKNVDFKPKRSLNFTVPLKPDPDFSDDKHAAAKKEQSKRFALPLRMPQIDLGHHYKKPSTESLRRELQPSPQCKRRTDSVACAGASPQLRRHFKTLKQADEPKDCPLDPVEHEWLVKSAAGQWNQVYGLLLKDAQLAEKKDFMSGFTALHWAVKCGNADMVCGIIEVSRKSDHGVDVNGKSNGGYTPLHIAAIHQQLSLIDLLVRKYGANGNIRDNCGKKPYHYLDKGVSRELRELLGDPKAGHQEVHHLQVREEYDARKYSLGHLLTHPVGLKKKNKARNQFISVNDEGRERDEPVLHKLRLGSDVFP; translated from the coding sequence ATGGCTTTGACTCAAGAGGCGATTTTAAACATACTGTTAGAAGGCAAAGGAAAGGTGAAAAACTCGGAGCTGCTGAACAAGTTCAAAGAGCTAAACTGCAGTGATCCGGCGCAGAAGAAACAGAACCGAGATCTCTTCAAAACCTTTGTGAACAACATTGCTGTTGTGAAAGAATTCCCGGATGCCAAGTATATAGTCCTAAAGAAAGTGTACAATCATTTACTAGAAGCCTCAAACAACAAAAACGCACCAGAAGAAGATCAAGATGGATCACATCCAGAAGAAGACGAGAAGGACAAATCCACTCATTCCCAAAATGCAGAAGGTAAGAAGTCTGAACACAAAGCTCTGAGCAGATCTTCGTCAAAGGGTTCAGACAGCAGCGCAGAACTCTCTCCAATAGAGATTGCTTTGCAAAGAAGCAAGAATGTTGACTTTAAACCTAAAAGGTCTTTAAATTTCACCGTCCCGCTGAAGCCTGACCCTGATTTCTCTGATGACAAGCATGCAGCAGCCAAGAAAGAACAAAGCAAACGGTTTGCTTTACCTTTACGGATGCCCCAAATAGACTTGGGTCATCATTACAAGAAGCCTTCTACTGAGAGCTTGAGACGAGAGCTTCAACCCTCGCCGCAGTGTAAGAGGAGAACAGACAGCGTGGCCTGCGCCGGTGCCTCGCCGCAGTTACGGAGACACTTCAAGACCCTTAAACAAGCGGATGAGCCCAAGGATTGCCCGCTTGATCCCGTGGAGCACGAGTGGCTGGTGAAGTCTGCGGCCGGACAGTGGAATCAAGTGTACGGCCTGCTGTTAAAAGACGCCCAGCTTGCAGAGAAGAAGGACTTCATGTCAGGGTTCACGGCGCTGCACTGGGCCGTCAAGTGTGGAAACGCTGACATGGTGTGTGGGATTATTGAGGTGTCTAGAAAGAGCGATCACGGGGTGGATGTCAATGGCAAGTCCAATGGTGGCTACACGCCGCTTCACATCGCTGCCATCCACCAACAGCTCTCTCTGATTGACCTTCTAGTCCGTAAGTACGGCGCCAATGGGAACATAAGGGACAACTGCGGTAAGAAACCCTACCACTACCTGGACAAAGGGGTCTCGAGAGAGCTGCGGGAGCTTCTCGGAGATCCGAAAGCTGGCCACCAGGAGGTGCATCATCTTCAGGTCAGGGAGGAGTATGATGCACGGAAATACTCTCTAGGTCACCTCTTAACTCATCCGGTGGGGCTCAAGAAAAAGAACAAGGCGAGAAACCAGTTCATCTCCGTCAATGACGAAGGCAGAGAGAGGGATGAGCCAGTGTTGCACAAACTGAGGCTGGGATCTGATGTCTTTCCATAA
- the shroom1 gene encoding protein Shroom1, which translates to MVQMDSYHFHFERMSNLDLHPLSLPVSRLSPAKSSSSIDQYNHHHSKGDSAYSSFSGGSTVPDYPSPFLLDELQSQNLHYKSKYSPTFLDSDSKGMPHLYRSMETVAQEHHWSSGGFSDIEDPPVHTHPLPPPPPARLNSFVTTRNLENSRARQSPEGQLADLSTSQLTSNSVVCGVRAEPVYGRTFSQLKDHLKQDQEDKMLDPPKSTGILNRFPQQTCQPEHLQQSETQRKRSHSAYVGPVSEHQCFVSSCNMPQNMISGSIQHKGQFYFVTGVFKSSEPSSVQGVGDDASMETSSEWSYKAQRRRQSCPDGPSGRLFFQEEHKFSIQNKVVEHHNDKALHSPFKSEQTSEGVEDQRVKSRETGRHHSTSHPIFYCGPEDNSVGTTMTPAQIKQDHTSHPKKEEPMTRVLRRPQLDIPSDKISKEATPLLYHLTGANRASYTDKFKNNNDCGIEVKNPDCIKDKQKSGNDEQASPSSEYRQSEMSKAKQPNEFFYPCSTLDDSYKKYYKEKLKDAQSKVLRETSFKRRDLQLSQPHRIKQQTDKNLSVEPSGPSLQDKLPNFETTPLPQLHNTQEYRKDLGQEIEKAIENEPEKPQNIAQPQVPRVGNRKRLTADQKKLSHSEPEKLHQLVDEPAHMSCHSLGNEAEGLLSEGDHGLVAARRKMFETRGRALSASNFSKSTLKHLQHKALVAYIERKTGQKVAEPQRPVPQVPSHRNSTESSRHNSGISDSKKLHRPLSAGQILDSVSSSVKCTQFITAKHSRQSSWRDESSTAGKSASVESLLDQPEQPKFFRTRSTSTPHAFQVRKHPDEFSAIHNKAISSVQRKVEEDTVVHYSHTASVPDERHVQVRASRGKSMEELGVSRVTRPEVLSKSSEQLDQVQGRQVMPGLERRTMSFLAEGRRTQRRIPSSGEHTDNSQAGPENPLLTHFIKHVSSCDDDEIHTASHHGRSNKEDMALSMPSHSRLEVSKQQDICPQDKSETSLSSQEVSLGHGVTTDPSLWISASVINEAEANYWPSTETATLAEPQNAPQSPSGESETMPTPPSIQETESSLVPALNREQDGNAKKEDGPVVMEGSCPADKLEWEELVRDVVSADQSLARILYPITNRKTALMLMEQLLSEDTFLMEEHYKKKQEQKVNNPEKAAHSTEMPVDDKPLNLPSSVNNHQKDVLSNADIIDKKRRLIALIEERLRCLEEVRSTVQSEEKVNGERGDALEAVVRESCVSAELERYTQFIEDLERVVSLLLCLSARLARVQNALSTADDSMDAEERESLDSRYRLLCKQREDAKDLKDNLDRRERVVSTFLSRQLTDTQLQEYRRFVQTKASLLIRQKDLDEKQRLGEEQLEALLSGFPP; encoded by the exons ATGGTCCAAATGGATTCCTATCATTTCCACTTTGAGAGGATGAGTAACCTTGACCTACACCCTCTGAGTCTTCCGGTCAGTCGACTTTCCCCGGCCAAGTCCAGTAGTAGTATTGATCAGTATAACCATCACCACAGCAAAGGCGACTCAGCCTATAGCTCATTCTCTGGTGGTTCCACAGTCCCTGATTACCCTTCTCCTTTTCTACTGGATGAACTCCAGTCGCAAAACTTGCACTACAAAAGTAAATACAGCCCAACCTTTCTTGATTCGGATTCCAAGGGCATGCCCCACCTTTACCGTTCCATGGAAACCGTTGCACAAGAGCATCACTGGAGCAGCGGTGGCTTCTCTGACATTGAAGATCCACCAGTTCATACGCATCCATTACCACCACCACCTCCTGCCCGTCTGAACAGTTTTGTAACAACCAGGAACCTTGAAAACTCAAGGGCACGTCAGAGTCCAGAAGGACAACTTGCTGACCTTTCTACTTCACAGCTGACAAGTAATTCAGTGGTCTGTGGTGTCCGGGCTGAGCCTGTCTATGGTCGCACATTTTCACAGCTTAAAGATCACCTCAAGCAAGACCAGGAGGACAAGATGCTTGATCCACCAAAGTCTACAGGAATTTTAAATAGATTCCCCCAGCAAACCTGTCAACCAGAGCATTTGCAGCAGTCCGAAACCCAACGGAAGAGGTCGCATTCAGCTTATGTTGGACCTGTTTCTGAGCACCAGTGTTTTGTGAGTTCCTGCAATATGCCGCAGAACATGATCAGTGGGAGTATTCAACACAAAGgacagttttattttgttactgGTGTCTTCAAGTCATCTGAGCCCAGTAGCGTGCAAGGTGTTGGTGACGATGCAAGCATGGAAACCTCCAGTGAGTGGTCTTATAAAGCTCAGCGTAGACGGCAGAGCTGTCCTGATGGTCCGAGTGGTAGACTGTTCTTCCAAGAGGAACACAAATTCAGCATTCAGAATAAAGTTGTGGAGCATCATAATGACAAGGCACTTCATTCACCTTTCAAGTCAGAGCAGACTTCTGAAGGTGTGGAGGACCAGAGGGTCAAGAGTAGAGAAACTGGCAGGCATCACTCCACCAGCCACCCCATCTTCTATTGTGGTCCAGAGGACAATTCAGTTGGTACAACGATGACCCCTGCTCAAATTAAGCAAGACCATACCAGTCATCCCAAGAAAGAGGAACCGATGACAAGAGTTTTAAGACGGCCCCAACTGGATATCCCAAGTGACAAGATCAGCAAGGAGGCTACCCCACTGTTATATCACCTCACAGGAGCAAACAGGGCGTCATATACAGACAAGTTCAAAAACAATAATGACTGTGGCATAGAGGTCAAGAATCCAGACTGCATCAAAGATAAACAGAAATCTGGAAATGATGAGCAAGCCTCTCCCAGCAGCGAGTATCGGCAGAGTGAAATGTCTAAAGCAAAACAACCGAATGAATTCTTCTACCCATGCAGTACGTTAGACGACTCCTACAAGAAGTATTATAAGGAGAAACTGAAAGATGCCCAATCCAAGGTTTTGAGGGAGACTTCATTTAAAAGGAGAGATTTGCAGCTTTCTCAGCCCCACAGGATCAAGCAGCAGACGGACAAAAACCTTTCTGTCGAACCCTCCGGTCCTTCATTACAAGACAAACTGCCCAACTTTGAGACAACCCCCCTCCCACAACTACACAATACTCAAGAGTACAGGAAGGACCTTGGTCAGGAGATTGAGAAGGCAATTGAAAACGAACCAGAGAAGCCACAGAATATTGCTCAACCGCAAGTGCCTCGAGTAGGGAATAGGAAGCGTTTGACAGCAGATCAGAAGAAGCTCTCTCACTCTGAGCCTGAGAAGCTACACCAGCTGGTAGATGAACCGGCTCATATGTCCTGCCACTCTCTTGGCAATGAAGCAGAAGGTCTTCTCTCGGAGGGCGATCACGGTCTAGTGGCTGCTAGGCGGAAGATGTTCGAAACACGGGGACGTGCTCTGTCTGCCTCCAATTTCTCGAAATCAACTCTGAAGCACCTTCAACATAAAGCCTTAGTGGCATACATAGAACGTAAAACCGGTCAAAAGGTTGCTGAGCCCCAGCGCCCAGTTCCACAAGTACCCAGCCACAGGAATTCAACAGAGAGCTCCAGACATAATTCTGGCATTTCAGACTCCAAGAAGCTCCACAGGCCTCTCTCCGCAGGTCAGATTCTTGACTCTGTGTCAAGTTCTGTTAAATGCACCCAGTTCATCACTGCTAAGCACTCAAGGCAGTCCAGCTGGAGAGATGAGTCCTCTACAGCAGGGAAGTCGGCCTCTGTGGAGAGTCTCCTGGACCAGCCTGAACAACCCAAGTTCTTTCGGACCCGAAGCACCTCGACTCCCCATGCTTTCCAG GTTCGGAAACATCCAGACGAGTTCTCAGCCATTCATAATAAGGCTATTTCAAG tgttCAAAGAAAAGTAGAGGAAGATACAGTAGTCCATTACAGTCACACAGCATCTGTCCCTGATGAGCGGCATGTGCAAGTCAGAGCTTCAAGAGGGAAATCTATGGAAGAGCTTGGTGTATCCAGGGTCACAAGACCTGAAGTTCTCAGCAAAAGTTCAGAGCAGCTTGACCAAGTTCAGGGCAGGCAGGTCATGCCTGGTTTAGAGAGGAGAACTATGTCGTTTCTTGCTGAAGGGAGGCGCACACAAAGGAGGATTCCCAGCTCTGGAGAACACACGGATAACTCTCAGGCAGGCCCTGAGAACCCGCTCTTAACCCATTTCATAAAGCATGTGTCCTCCTGTGATGATGATGAAATCCATACAGCTTCACACCATGGACGAAGCAATAAAGAAGACATGGCTCTTTCGATGCCAAGTCACTCCAGGCTGGAAGTCAG CAAGCAGCAGGACATTTGTCCTCAAGATAAGAGTGAGACATCTCTCTCTAGTCAAGAGGTTTCTCTCGGTCATGGAGTCACGACAGATCCCAGTCTGTGGATCTCAGCTTCTGTGATAAACGAGGCCGAGGCTAACTATTGGCCATCTACTGAAACAGCAACTTTGGCTGAACCCCAGAATGCACCGCAAAGCCCATCTGGTGAGAGCGAAACCATGCCAACACCTCCGAGCATTCAGGAAACAGAGTCCAGCCTGGTACCTGCACTTAATAGGGAACAAGACGGGAACGCAAAGAAGGAAGACGGCCCTGTTGTGATGGAAGGGAGCTGTCCAGCGGACAAACTGGAGTGGGAGGAGCTGGTTCGAGACGTGGTCTCAGCTGACCAATCGTTAGCTCGCATTCTTTACCCCATAACCAATAGGAAGACAGCACTCATGCTGATGGAGCAGCTGTTATCTGAGGATACTTTTCTAATGGAGGAACACTACAAGAAAAAACAGGAGCAGAAGGTTAATAACCCAGAAAAAGCTGCTCACAG cactgAGATGCCAGTAGATGACAAACCACTGAACCTTCCATCATCTGTGAACAATCACCAGAAAGATGTCCTGAGCAACGCAGATATCATCGATAAAAAG AGGCGGCTGATAGCACTCATAGAGGAGCGCTTGCGGTGTCTGGAGGAAGTGCGCTCCACCGTCCAGAGCGAGGAGAAGGTGAACGGGGAGCGGGGCGATGCTCTGGAGGCTGTGGTACGAGAGAGCTGTGTGTCAGCCGAGCTCGAGCGCTACACGCAGTTTATAGAGGACCTGGAGCGTGTGGTCAGCCTGCTGCTCTGCCTGTCGGCTCGTCTGGCCCGCGTGCAGAACGCCCTCAGCACTGCAGACGACAGCATGGACGCCGAGGAGAGA GAATCGCTGGACAGCCGCTACCGTCTCCTGTGCAAACAGAGGGAGGACGCCAAAGACTTAAAGGATAACCTGGACCGGCGGGAGCGCGTGGTCTCCACCTTCCTCTCCAGACAGCTGACAGACACACAGCTGCAGGAGTACCGGCGCTTCGTTCAGACCAAGGCCTCCTTACTCATCCGTCAGAAAGACCTCGATGAGAAACAGCGTTTAGGAGAGGAGCAGCTCGAGGCCTTACTCAGCGGTTTCCCTCCATGA